One Pantoea eucalypti genomic region harbors:
- a CDS encoding ABC transporter permease, whose amino-acid sequence MNAHNRRLTAALLAGAVALTLLPWYSLEQGFFSGEWLFSLWTDENSAPALGQLALRSWLSIAVALWLLSAASVFLPPGRTRSTLLLLFSVTGILFLVLEGHAIGFSGWNWLWLEHIAGPQALGQPAMGAGALLLLTVFLLIFAFALAERGVLKGDAFVVASIVLLVALVTTFVLYPVLSLFVASVQDIDGSFKPDGLIANMQDPAIWSLSCFTGGTCGTAWRTLGLALMTASGSTLLGLAFALAATRTSLPCKKALRMLTILPIITPPFVIGLALILLFGRSGVVTESLATLFGIEPGRWLYGLTGIWIAQVLSFTPIAFLVLIGVVEGVSPSLEEASQTLRASRWRTFSRISLPLMAPGLANAFLISFIESMADFGNPMVLGGSHGVLSTEIFFSVVGAQNDPSRAAVLAMILLGFTLTAFLVQRVWLAGKSFATVTGKGDGGRHVMLPRPVRYSVYGMVIPWGLFTLVIYGMIMIGGFVQSWGLNNNLTLDHYIRAFSVSINQGQLVWRGVAWNSFWTTLEIALIAAPLTAIVGLLTAWLIVRQKFAGRQTFEFMLMLSFAIPGTVIGVSYVMAYNLPPLEMTGTAMILIACFVFRNMPVGVRGGIAAMSQLDKSLDEASLTLGANSFRTLRKVVLPLLKPAISAALVYAFVRAITSISAVIFLVSAQYNMATSYIVGLVENGEYGVAIAYSSVLIVVMLLIIGLFQLLVGERRLRRTTQPAVMVAAPSASTLTQERAL is encoded by the coding sequence ATGAATGCGCACAATCGTCGCTTAACCGCGGCGCTGCTGGCGGGCGCCGTCGCGCTGACGCTGCTGCCCTGGTACAGCCTGGAGCAGGGCTTCTTCAGCGGGGAGTGGCTGTTCAGCTTATGGACCGATGAGAACAGTGCACCGGCGCTGGGGCAGCTCGCGTTACGCAGCTGGCTGAGTATTGCTGTCGCGCTGTGGCTGCTCTCTGCGGCCAGCGTCTTTCTGCCGCCGGGCCGCACGCGTAGCACGCTCCTGCTGCTGTTCAGCGTCACGGGCATCCTGTTTCTGGTGCTGGAAGGGCATGCCATTGGTTTCAGTGGCTGGAACTGGCTGTGGCTGGAACATATCGCGGGTCCGCAGGCATTGGGCCAGCCAGCAATGGGCGCGGGCGCGCTGCTGCTGCTGACCGTGTTTTTGCTGATCTTTGCGTTTGCCCTGGCGGAGCGGGGTGTGCTGAAAGGTGATGCCTTTGTCGTGGCGTCGATTGTACTGCTGGTGGCGCTGGTGACCACCTTTGTGCTCTATCCGGTGCTGAGCCTGTTTGTCGCCTCGGTGCAGGATATTGATGGCAGCTTCAAACCGGATGGGCTGATTGCCAATATGCAGGACCCTGCGATCTGGAGTCTCTCCTGTTTCACCGGTGGCACCTGCGGCACGGCGTGGCGCACGCTGGGACTGGCGCTGATGACCGCCAGCGGTTCGACGCTGCTGGGGCTGGCGTTTGCGCTGGCGGCTACGCGCACGTCGCTGCCGTGCAAGAAAGCGCTGCGGATGCTGACCATTCTGCCGATTATCACGCCACCGTTTGTTATCGGACTGGCGCTTATCCTGCTGTTTGGCCGCTCCGGTGTCGTAACAGAATCACTGGCAACGCTGTTCGGCATCGAACCGGGCCGCTGGCTCTATGGCCTGACCGGCATCTGGATTGCGCAGGTGCTGTCGTTTACCCCTATCGCTTTCCTGGTGCTGATTGGCGTGGTCGAGGGTGTCAGTCCGTCACTGGAAGAGGCCTCTCAGACGCTGCGCGCCAGTCGCTGGCGCACCTTCTCCCGCATCTCGCTGCCGCTGATGGCGCCCGGTCTGGCCAACGCCTTCCTGATCAGCTTTATCGAAAGCATGGCCGATTTCGGTAACCCGATGGTGCTGGGTGGCAGTCATGGCGTGCTCTCCACCGAAATCTTCTTCTCTGTGGTCGGCGCACAGAACGACCCGAGCCGCGCGGCGGTGCTGGCGATGATCCTGCTGGGCTTTACGCTGACCGCTTTTCTGGTGCAGCGCGTCTGGCTCGCCGGAAAAAGCTTTGCCACCGTCACCGGCAAAGGCGACGGTGGCCGTCACGTGATGCTGCCGCGTCCGGTGCGCTACAGCGTCTATGGCATGGTCATCCCGTGGGGACTCTTCACGCTGGTGATCTACGGCATGATCATGATTGGCGGCTTTGTACAGTCGTGGGGGCTGAATAACAACCTGACGCTGGATCACTACATTCGCGCCTTCAGCGTCAGCATCAATCAGGGGCAGCTGGTCTGGCGCGGCGTCGCCTGGAACTCCTTCTGGACCACGCTGGAGATTGCCCTTATCGCTGCGCCGCTCACGGCCATTGTGGGGCTGCTGACGGCCTGGCTGATTGTGCGGCAGAAGTTTGCCGGCCGTCAGACCTTTGAATTCATGCTGATGCTGAGCTTCGCCATTCCCGGCACGGTCATCGGCGTGAGTTATGTGATGGCGTATAACCTGCCGCCGCTGGAGATGACCGGTACCGCGATGATCCTGATCGCCTGCTTTGTCTTCCGCAATATGCCGGTCGGCGTGCGTGGCGGGATTGCGGCGATGAGCCAGCTGGATAAAAGCCTGGATGAAGCCTCATTAACCCTGGGTGCTAACAGTTTTCGGACGCTGCGCAAAGTGGTGCTGCCGCTGCTCAAACCGGCGATCAGCGCCGCGCTGGTCTATGCCTTTGTGCGGGCGATAACCTCGATCAGCGCGGTGATTTTCCTGGTCAGCGCCCAGTACAACATGGCGACCTCTTACATCGTCGGGCTGGTGGAGAACGGTGAGTATGGCGTCGCCATTGCCTACTCGTCGGTATTGATTGTCGTGATGCTGCTAATCATAGGCCTGTTCCAGCTGCTGGTGGGCGAACGTCGCCTGCGCCGTACAACCCAACCGGCGGTGATGGTTGCCGCACCCTCTGCCTCCACACTGACTCAGGAGAGAGCCCTATGA
- a CDS encoding ABC transporter ATP-binding protein: MTTINAGSVVFEHVAKRFAGFTAVPDLSLTVEPGTLVTLLGPSGCGKTTTLRLLAGLEHPTSGRILIGGKEVTHLPANERDVAMVFQSYALFPHMNAIDNILYGLLSSGMNKREAQDRAREGLKLVGLESQGERLPSELSGGQQQRIAVARALVLEPQVLLLDEPLSNLDERLRRRVRTDIRDLQQRLGFTAVYVTHDQEEALAVSDKIIVMKEGDIAQQGAPETLYHSPNSVFIADFMGEANILPCEVEQADADDALVRLGNQRFRVRGAGAKTGSAQLAVRPQFITLSGDGQGALQGEVIHSTWLGDHIEYEVATELGALFIIDPQMEQRLPLATLVGVNFKPQGLALIAR; the protein is encoded by the coding sequence ATGACGACCATTAACGCCGGATCGGTGGTGTTTGAACATGTCGCGAAGCGTTTTGCTGGTTTTACCGCCGTGCCGGATCTGTCGCTCACCGTAGAGCCAGGCACGCTGGTGACGCTGCTCGGGCCGTCCGGCTGCGGCAAGACTACCACGCTGCGGCTGCTGGCCGGGCTGGAGCATCCCACCTCGGGAAGGATTCTGATTGGCGGCAAAGAGGTAACGCATCTGCCCGCTAACGAACGGGATGTGGCGATGGTGTTTCAGTCATACGCGCTGTTTCCCCACATGAACGCTATCGACAACATTCTTTACGGGCTGCTCTCCTCGGGCATGAACAAACGCGAAGCGCAGGACAGGGCGCGTGAGGGGCTGAAGCTGGTGGGGTTAGAGAGTCAGGGAGAGCGGTTGCCGTCTGAACTTTCTGGCGGACAGCAGCAGCGTATTGCGGTAGCGCGTGCGCTGGTGCTGGAACCGCAGGTGCTGCTGCTCGATGAGCCGTTGTCGAACCTTGATGAGCGTCTGCGCCGTCGGGTGCGCACCGATATCCGTGATTTGCAGCAGCGGCTCGGATTTACGGCGGTCTATGTCACCCATGATCAGGAAGAGGCGCTGGCAGTCTCCGATAAGATTATTGTCATGAAAGAGGGGGATATTGCCCAGCAGGGCGCGCCGGAGACGCTTTATCATTCGCCCAACTCGGTCTTTATTGCGGACTTTATGGGGGAAGCCAATATTCTGCCCTGTGAAGTGGAGCAGGCGGATGCAGATGACGCACTGGTTCGTCTGGGTAACCAGCGCTTTCGGGTGCGGGGTGCGGGCGCTAAAACCGGCAGTGCCCAGCTGGCGGTGAGACCCCAGTTTATTACGTTGTCTGGCGATGGCCAGGGCGCGTTGCAGGGTGAAGTGATCCACAGCACCTGGCTGGGTGACCATATTGAATATGAAGTCGCGACCGAGCTGGGCGCGTTGTTCATTATCGATCCGCAGATGGAACAGCGTCTGCCTCTCGCCACCCTGGTAGGCGTCAACTTTAAGCCGCAGGGCCTTGCCCTGATTGCCCGTTAA
- a CDS encoding inositol monophosphatase family protein, translated as MASHDEIMARLALAEAVAREGGATALAWFNRRDTLVVETKYDLQDVVSIADREVEQLIASRIKDAFPDDGFLGEESGLQAGHSDYTWVVDPIDGTSPFLNGMPSWCVSVAVLRGDVPVIGVIFAPTYEECYVAALGQGATLNGRRLQVDPTRTLQNHVTGFGANSYVSPQQVGEIVAALLSAGGNFIRIGSGALMLAWVAAGRVVGYYEPYMHAWDCLAGYCLVKEAGGWYHPFNTEGDRIIKGAQVLAVAPGAEADLKRIAGL; from the coding sequence ATGGCATCGCATGATGAAATAATGGCGCGACTGGCTTTAGCGGAGGCTGTGGCCCGCGAAGGTGGCGCGACCGCGCTAGCCTGGTTTAACCGTCGCGACACGCTGGTGGTAGAGACCAAGTACGATTTGCAGGATGTGGTGTCAATTGCCGACCGTGAAGTAGAGCAGTTGATCGCCAGCCGCATAAAGGATGCGTTTCCCGATGATGGCTTTCTGGGTGAGGAGTCGGGGCTGCAGGCGGGACACTCTGACTACACCTGGGTGGTTGATCCGATCGATGGCACCAGCCCGTTTCTCAATGGGATGCCGAGCTGGTGCGTTTCGGTGGCAGTGCTGCGTGGCGATGTGCCGGTTATCGGTGTGATTTTCGCACCCACTTATGAGGAGTGCTATGTGGCGGCACTGGGGCAGGGCGCGACGCTGAACGGTCGTCGTCTGCAGGTTGATCCCACCCGCACACTGCAAAACCATGTTACCGGCTTTGGCGCTAACAGTTATGTCAGTCCGCAGCAGGTTGGCGAGATTGTGGCGGCGCTGCTGTCGGCGGGCGGTAACTTTATCCGCATTGGTTCGGGCGCGCTGATGCTGGCGTGGGTCGCCGCCGGTCGGGTTGTGGGATATTACGAACCCTATATGCACGCCTGGGATTGCCTGGCGGGTTACTGTCTGGTGAAAGAGGCGGGCGGCTGGTACCACCCGTTCAATACCGAAGGCGACCGCATCATCAAAGGGGCGCAGGTTCTGGCCGTTGCTCCCGGCGCCGAAGCAGACCTTAAGCGTATTGCGGGTTTGTGA
- a CDS encoding GNAT family N-acetyltransferase, with translation MRTFTLTHQENDNDRDALLAGLGAYNRQFISRENWGPLSVYHKDAEGVLRGGVIASRKGNWLCIDFLWVDETVRGSGLGRVLMEAAEQEAAKRGCLFALVDTFSFQALPFYQKQGYQQQMSLPDFPETGMQRHYLTKALRVIDSR, from the coding sequence ATGCGCACATTTACCCTTACCCATCAGGAAAACGATAATGATCGGGACGCGTTGCTGGCAGGATTAGGCGCTTACAACCGGCAGTTTATCAGCCGCGAGAACTGGGGCCCGCTGTCGGTTTATCATAAAGATGCAGAAGGCGTGTTGCGCGGTGGAGTCATCGCCTCGCGCAAAGGCAACTGGCTCTGCATTGATTTTCTCTGGGTGGACGAAACTGTGCGTGGCAGTGGTCTGGGTCGCGTGCTGATGGAAGCCGCGGAACAGGAGGCGGCTAAGAGGGGATGTCTCTTTGCGCTGGTGGATACCTTCAGCTTTCAGGCTCTGCCGTTTTATCAGAAGCAGGGGTATCAGCAGCAGATGTCCCTGCCCGACTTTCCAGAGACCGGGATGCAGCGTCACTATCTGACGAAAGCGCTCAGGGTAATAGACTCACGCTGA
- the hipB gene encoding type II toxin-antitoxin system antitoxin HipB, with protein MIYSPIQLANQLKFIRQRNGWTQSELAKKVGLKQATISHFENAPDSTSLATLFKLLQALEVSLAVQEKEAVTATHLHDEDEW; from the coding sequence ATGATATACAGCCCGATACAGCTGGCAAACCAGCTCAAGTTTATCCGCCAGCGCAATGGCTGGACGCAGAGTGAGCTGGCAAAAAAGGTCGGCCTGAAACAGGCTACCATTTCTCATTTTGAAAATGCGCCTGACAGCACCTCACTGGCCACGCTGTTTAAGCTGTTACAGGCGCTGGAAGTGAGTCTGGCCGTTCAGGAAAAAGAGGCGGTCACGGCGACTCATTTGCATGATGAGGATGAGTGGTAA
- a CDS encoding type II toxin-antitoxin system HipA family toxin, which yields MQRLIAWMNGERVGVLTWQRNGTHAFQYDTGWLSNPLSRPLSLSMPLQVKAITSHAVINFFDNLLPDSPLIRERIAARYQTQSCEPFDLLQEVGRDTVGAIMLLPPDRPLPAVQARYEVLDEARLESVLSARYDIPLGMLHEEPDFRLSVAGAQEKTALLLTQEGWSIPAGGTSASHIIKLPVGEIKQPTATLDMRESVENEYLCLTLARALGINVPQATIIRAGKMRALAVERFDRRWSRDKTRLIRLPQEDFCQALGLTSSTQYESDGGPGIAEIMQILMGSRHAIEDRYRFMMFQVFQWLIGATDGHARNFSLFIERGGSYRLTPFYDVISAYPVQSGSGMNTQTLTLAMGLGATQEKRTEIDKIYPRHFIATAKQVSFDRDSLQQIFDFFIKALPQAIVLVRDALPPDFPQHIADAIFSHALIMLERLRHGE from the coding sequence ATGCAAAGGCTGATTGCGTGGATGAACGGCGAACGGGTGGGTGTACTGACATGGCAGCGAAACGGCACCCATGCGTTTCAGTATGATACCGGCTGGCTGAGTAATCCGCTCTCCCGGCCGCTGTCACTCTCAATGCCATTGCAGGTTAAGGCGATCACATCACACGCTGTGATTAACTTCTTCGATAACCTGCTGCCGGACAGCCCACTGATTCGTGAGAGAATCGCAGCGCGTTACCAGACTCAATCCTGTGAGCCCTTTGATTTACTGCAGGAGGTGGGACGTGACACCGTCGGAGCAATCATGCTGTTGCCGCCCGACAGGCCATTGCCTGCCGTGCAGGCTCGTTATGAGGTGCTGGATGAAGCCCGGCTCGAAAGCGTACTGTCGGCCAGGTACGATATTCCGCTGGGAATGTTGCATGAGGAGCCCGATTTCCGCCTCTCAGTTGCGGGTGCACAGGAGAAAACCGCGCTGCTGCTGACGCAGGAAGGCTGGAGCATTCCTGCCGGTGGCACGTCTGCCTCACACATCATTAAGCTGCCAGTCGGTGAGATTAAACAGCCGACCGCTACGCTGGATATGCGTGAAAGCGTAGAGAATGAGTATCTTTGTCTGACGCTGGCCCGCGCACTCGGTATCAATGTGCCGCAGGCGACCATTATCCGGGCCGGAAAGATGCGCGCCCTCGCCGTTGAACGCTTTGATCGCCGCTGGTCACGTGACAAAACCCGGCTGATTCGCCTGCCACAGGAGGATTTCTGTCAGGCGCTGGGACTGACCTCGTCAACCCAATATGAATCGGATGGCGGGCCGGGCATCGCAGAGATCATGCAGATACTGATGGGATCACGTCACGCCATTGAAGATCGCTATCGCTTTATGATGTTCCAGGTGTTTCAGTGGCTGATTGGTGCCACCGACGGTCACGCCAGGAATTTCTCACTGTTTATTGAGCGCGGCGGCAGTTACCGTCTGACCCCTTTTTATGATGTGATCTCCGCGTACCCGGTGCAGTCGGGTTCCGGCATGAACACGCAAACGCTGACACTGGCGATGGGGCTGGGTGCCACTCAGGAGAAGAGGACGGAGATCGACAAAATTTACCCGCGCCATTTTATCGCCACGGCGAAGCAGGTGAGTTTTGATCGTGACAGCCTGCAGCAGATCTTTGACTTCTTCATTAAAGCGCTTCCCCAGGCAATCGTTTTGGTGCGTGATGCGTTGCCGCCCGACTTTCCTCAGCATATCGCCGACGCCATTTTCAGCCATGCATTGATTATGCTGGAGCGGTTACGGCATGGAGAGTGA
- a CDS encoding type II toxin-antitoxin system MqsA family antitoxin, whose protein sequence is MKCPGCEGEAFVYATRDVSLNTGNPDDVVHDVKGDHCIRCGAVIMNAGTAEQYPEKAEALENAGVPIK, encoded by the coding sequence ATGAAGTGTCCGGGATGTGAAGGAGAGGCGTTTGTTTACGCCACGCGTGATGTCAGTCTCAATACCGGTAATCCGGATGATGTTGTGCACGATGTGAAGGGCGATCACTGCATCCGTTGCGGGGCTGTGATCATGAATGCCGGCACGGCAGAGCAGTATCCCGAAAAGGCTGAAGCGCTGGAGAATGCCGGCGTTCCCATCAAATAA
- a CDS encoding M24 family metallopeptidase: protein MDANRYALEVIASPPVFPGVASPVLSDETLHRRLAAIIQRMQEQKIAQLIIYADKEHGSNFEYLAGFIPRFEEALLVVNQQGALTYIMGNENLKLVPFARNPGRCLHAPLFSLPNQPMRGEQPLDQLLNEAGIVAGERTGLVGWKLFTGRQQGMCDLPQFVYAAAAQATGSDALLVNATGLFISPDNGARCVNCADEVAFYEAGANLASTAMLAALDSVEPGNTEKALGAQLNAEGQPNTVMTIAATGDRFAHARLYPSDKQLVTGDKLSLTTGYKGGLTSRSAYVVSEASELQCNVSDWLTRLAIPYYHAVVSWLEDLHIGMTGGELYSLIESVLPKAEYGWHLNPGHLVADEEWLSSPVYPDSAVTLKSGMLLQIDIIPSVPGYGGCSIEDTVGLADAALRDELARAYPDVWQRMTQRKTYLAEVLRIRLPEEVILLSNTVGYLRPFLLDKRRALVRQ from the coding sequence ATGGATGCCAATCGCTATGCCCTGGAAGTCATTGCTTCACCGCCGGTGTTTCCCGGTGTCGCCAGTCCTGTGTTGTCTGATGAAACGCTGCATCGTCGTCTGGCCGCTATTATTCAGCGCATGCAGGAGCAGAAGATTGCACAGCTGATTATCTATGCCGACAAAGAGCACGGCAGCAATTTTGAGTATCTGGCGGGATTCATTCCTCGCTTCGAGGAGGCGCTGCTGGTGGTGAATCAGCAGGGCGCTCTCACTTATATCATGGGTAATGAGAATCTAAAGCTGGTGCCTTTTGCCCGCAATCCGGGGCGCTGTCTGCATGCGCCGCTCTTTTCGTTGCCTAATCAGCCGATGCGCGGTGAGCAGCCACTGGATCAGCTGTTAAATGAGGCCGGGATTGTCGCGGGAGAACGCACCGGGCTGGTGGGCTGGAAGTTGTTTACCGGCAGGCAACAAGGAATGTGTGATTTGCCGCAGTTCGTTTACGCTGCAGCGGCGCAGGCGACGGGCAGTGATGCGCTGCTGGTTAACGCGACCGGGCTGTTTATTTCGCCGGATAACGGTGCGCGCTGCGTGAATTGCGCCGATGAAGTGGCGTTTTATGAGGCTGGGGCAAATCTTGCGTCAACCGCCATGCTGGCTGCGCTGGATAGCGTAGAGCCAGGCAACACGGAGAAGGCGTTAGGCGCACAGCTTAACGCAGAAGGTCAGCCTAATACGGTGATGACGATTGCGGCAACCGGCGATCGTTTTGCGCATGCCCGGCTTTATCCATCGGATAAACAGCTCGTCACTGGCGATAAGCTTTCTCTTACTACCGGCTATAAAGGCGGGCTGACAAGTCGTTCCGCTTATGTAGTCAGCGAGGCTTCTGAGTTACAGTGTAACGTTTCGGACTGGTTAACCCGTCTGGCGATCCCCTATTATCATGCGGTGGTCAGCTGGCTGGAAGATCTGCACATCGGTATGACCGGCGGCGAACTCTATTCACTTATTGAGAGCGTGTTGCCCAAAGCAGAGTATGGCTGGCATCTGAATCCGGGGCATCTGGTGGCTGACGAGGAGTGGTTAAGCTCACCTGTCTATCCCGACTCTGCCGTGACACTAAAGAGCGGTATGCTGCTGCAGATTGATATCATCCCGTCGGTGCCGGGTTACGGAGGCTGCAGTATTGAGGATACGGTCGGGCTGGCAGATGCGGCATTGCGTGATGAGCTGGCGCGCGCTTATCCGGATGTCTGGCAGCGTATGACGCAGCGCAAAACCTACCTGGCGGAGGTGCTGAGGATCCGGTTGCCGGAGGAGGTGATTTTGCTCTCAAATACGGTAGGGTATTTACGCCCTTTTTTACTGGATAAGCGCCGCGCGCTGGTGCGTCAGTAG
- a CDS encoding FUSC family protein translates to MKWFTKNAVLFACKTSLAAFIALSVALFLNFEKPAWALTTVFVTSQLYAASTVSKSLFRLMGTLLGGIFILLIYPETVQSPVLFSLCVSLWVTVCLYFSLHDRTPKSYVFMLAGYSAAIMGFPDVDTPSAIINTVISRIEEITLGILCSTLVHRLVFPVSMHHLLGQSVNHWFLNARKLCDELISGMAKNKSLEREDILIQMAGYPLNVETLLTHCVYEGEAARNVIRLVSVQYQHLSYLLPTLTAIESRLGVLAELNIRFPPCVTDVFQEFLLWLHHDRINDIAGLREAIASSQATLEEEWRAGRLLTEESLLLIGLLERLANFVRIADAYENVSARAGDLYSHGDGAAIRNIREHRHIDKGLLRLSALTAFLATFLSSLFWIGSGWADGANAPLMAAIISSFFAGVDSPVTPMKLFVKGVVIALVVSLFYIAFLIPQANTLQALMICLLPGLMLLSLVIANPATNMVGLSVAIQIPGFIGLSHHYVPNLIVTLNAAISSMVGIMFAVVLTALIRNKRPSWIARRAVQRGLRDLLGFIKMVERNSATLLSRQQFIARMLDRVNIILPRKRLDPVPDIVVGGYLITETWLGANCYDFYARYREVLESHRIDSGQMFHELALYLKRKMKSLQLSPHQDLLDELDLLLLRIEKIAREESAAVAPLIHLFNIRVSLFPHQRWPE, encoded by the coding sequence ATGAAATGGTTTACCAAAAACGCGGTTTTGTTTGCCTGCAAAACCTCTCTTGCCGCGTTTATCGCACTCTCTGTCGCACTCTTTCTTAACTTCGAAAAACCCGCCTGGGCGCTGACCACCGTTTTTGTCACGTCACAGCTTTATGCGGCATCGACCGTCTCGAAATCACTGTTTCGTCTGATGGGCACGCTGCTGGGCGGCATCTTCATTCTGCTGATCTATCCTGAAACCGTGCAGTCACCCGTATTGTTCAGTCTTTGTGTGTCACTGTGGGTAACGGTTTGCCTTTATTTTTCTCTGCATGACCGCACGCCGAAGAGTTATGTTTTTATGCTGGCGGGTTACAGTGCGGCGATTATGGGCTTTCCTGATGTGGATACGCCGTCGGCGATTATTAATACCGTCATTTCACGTATTGAGGAGATTACGCTGGGTATCCTCTGCAGTACGCTGGTTCACCGGCTGGTATTTCCGGTTTCGATGCACCATCTGCTGGGGCAGAGCGTTAATCACTGGTTTCTCAACGCGCGCAAACTCTGTGATGAACTGATCAGCGGAATGGCGAAGAACAAATCGCTGGAGCGGGAAGATATCCTGATTCAGATGGCGGGCTATCCGCTGAATGTTGAAACATTGCTGACACACTGTGTTTATGAGGGCGAAGCGGCGCGTAATGTCATCCGTCTGGTCAGCGTGCAGTATCAGCATCTGAGTTATCTGCTGCCGACGCTGACCGCGATTGAGTCACGGCTGGGCGTACTGGCCGAACTGAACATTCGTTTTCCGCCGTGCGTCACCGACGTGTTTCAGGAATTTCTGTTGTGGCTGCATCATGACCGTATTAACGATATTGCCGGACTGCGTGAGGCGATTGCCTCCAGTCAGGCGACGCTGGAAGAGGAATGGCGGGCAGGGCGTCTGCTAACTGAAGAGAGTCTGCTGCTGATTGGTCTGCTGGAGCGGCTGGCTAACTTTGTACGTATTGCCGATGCCTATGAAAATGTCAGCGCGCGAGCCGGGGATCTCTACAGCCACGGGGATGGGGCGGCGATCCGCAATATCCGGGAACATCGTCATATTGATAAAGGCCTGCTGCGGTTGTCCGCGCTGACCGCTTTTCTGGCCACCTTTCTCTCCAGCCTGTTCTGGATTGGCAGCGGCTGGGCCGATGGGGCGAATGCGCCTTTGATGGCGGCGATTATCAGCTCTTTTTTCGCGGGTGTTGATTCCCCGGTGACGCCGATGAAGCTCTTCGTGAAAGGGGTGGTGATTGCACTGGTGGTCAGCCTGTTTTATATCGCGTTCCTGATTCCACAGGCCAATACCTTACAGGCGTTGATGATCTGTCTGCTGCCTGGCCTGATGCTGCTAAGTCTGGTTATCGCTAATCCGGCAACCAATATGGTGGGGCTGAGTGTCGCTATTCAGATCCCCGGCTTTATCGGCTTAAGCCATCACTATGTGCCAAACCTGATCGTCACGCTGAACGCGGCCATCTCCTCAATGGTGGGGATTATGTTTGCTGTGGTGCTGACGGCGTTGATCCGCAATAAGCGGCCCTCCTGGATTGCCAGAAGAGCGGTGCAACGGGGACTGCGCGACCTGTTAGGATTTATCAAAATGGTGGAACGTAATTCCGCCACGCTGCTGTCACGGCAACAATTTATTGCCCGAATGCTCGACAGGGTGAACATTATTTTGCCGCGTAAGCGTCTCGATCCTGTGCCGGATATCGTGGTGGGTGGGTATCTGATTACCGAAACCTGGCTGGGTGCTAACTGTTATGACTTTTACGCACGATACAGGGAAGTGCTGGAGAGCCATCGGATTGATAGCGGTCAGATGTTTCACGAGCTGGCGCTTTATCTAAAACGCAAAATGAAGTCACTGCAATTATCACCGCATCAGGATCTGCTGGATGAACTGGATCTGTTACTGTTGCGGATAGAGAAAATTGCCCGCGAGGAGAGTGCAGCTGTCGCGCCATTAATCCATCTTTTTAATATTCGGGTATCACTTTTTCCCCATCAGCGCTGGCCGGAGTAA
- a CDS encoding gamma-glutamylcyclotransferase family protein, translated as MERLFVYGTLCPGRENAHILENIGGEWLAGSVNGTFYERGWGAAADFPGIVLDEHGPAVPGYLFISEQLDVHWAMLDAFEDGYDRVEVRVTAGDNQYYTAWIYQLQPQVNS; from the coding sequence ATGGAACGCTTATTTGTCTATGGCACGCTCTGTCCGGGCCGCGAGAATGCCCATATTCTTGAAAACATTGGCGGCGAATGGCTGGCCGGCTCGGTAAACGGCACCTTCTATGAGCGTGGCTGGGGTGCAGCGGCTGATTTTCCTGGCATTGTTCTGGATGAACATGGCCCCGCTGTACCAGGATACTTGTTTATCTCTGAGCAGCTGGATGTGCACTGGGCAATGCTGGATGCGTTTGAAGATGGCTATGATCGCGTCGAAGTTCGCGTAACTGCCGGGGATAACCAGTATTACACTGCGTGGATTTATCAGTTACAGCCACAGGTAAACAGCTAA
- a CDS encoding helix-turn-helix transcriptional regulator, producing the protein MKNVYPIKTLSQLRPLLIGFRKANGLTQKDLSERLGVTQQTYARLEANPARASIERLFKIFTLLGVEMTLSSGISSSAGKPTEEKGTLENSPARREKW; encoded by the coding sequence ATGAAAAATGTCTATCCGATAAAAACACTCAGCCAGTTGCGTCCTTTGCTTATTGGTTTTCGCAAAGCAAATGGACTGACGCAAAAAGATCTGTCTGAACGATTAGGCGTCACTCAGCAGACTTATGCGCGTCTGGAAGCCAACCCGGCCAGAGCCAGCATTGAACGCCTCTTCAAAATCTTCACACTACTGGGCGTGGAGATGACTCTCTCTTCGGGAATAAGCTCATCCGCAGGAAAGCCGACAGAAGAAAAGGGGACGTTAGAAAATTCACCTGCGAGACGGGAGAAGTGGTGA